TTCAAATTTTTCTGGTATGGCAATGTGGTTTTCCGTTTCTATTCCGTAAAAGTTTTTGAAAACATGGAAGTGGGCATGGCCAAAGATCCTTGCTTCTACTCGTGGGTCACAACAAAGTTTGACTTCTAATTCGTGGCCTGTACTTACAAAACAAGAGTTTAAATAGTCTTCAAAGATAGAAGGCTCAAAGTTTGCAAAAGCAGGAAATTTTCGAAATGACCGCCTAACAAGTTCTATAGATTTGAAATGGGTTCTTCTTTTTTTGGCACCTTTTGCGAGTGGGTTTTCTAAAAATTTAGAAAGAAGGATCATCTTCCAACCAAGGATCACTGGATCCATGACTAGAACCTTTTCAAAACGAGAAGGTTCTTTAGCGGCAGCGAGGAGAGAAGAGGCACCTCCCAGTGAATGACCAATGATATTTGTTTTTAGAATGGATTCATGATCGAGGAGTGCTAAGATCTGGTCTCGAAAGACATTCCAG
Above is a window of Leptospira wolbachii serovar Codice str. CDC DNA encoding:
- a CDS encoding alpha/beta fold hydrolase; amino-acid sequence: MHGIETKSDLNREGSNRKMKQKSFRFRNWECAYLDSETPGPVLIFCHANGYSAGCYNYYFPLLSKHFRVIAPDFLGHGRSEFSLQFHNWNVFRDQILALLDHESILKTNIIGHSLGGASSLLAAAKEPSRFEKVLVMDPVILGWKMILLSKFLENPLAKGAKKRRTHFKSIELVRRSFRKFPAFANFEPSIFEDYLNSCFVSTGHELEVKLCCDPRVEARIFGHAHFHVFKNFYGIETENHIAIPEKFEVCSPKYANLLAKVNPKSDVTIFPGFTHFFPFERPKETWDWMRKCLEIKEG